A DNA window from Brenneria izadpanahii contains the following coding sequences:
- a CDS encoding STY4528 family pathogenicity island replication protein, translating to MTTTRIPDDSLISFTLAQMNARMAERISAEKHTGSADVTNLRSGLLYMGNVHDSIPRRLLLDTRLSPLDKTAWIMIRLYAQQNQGAVFPTYDELQLQLASPFNGKASRETVSRVLLMLRLTGWLSLCRRVRDDKGRVRGNIYAQHDEPLSARDAETLDPTWLDTLAAACEHKNRTVNQTAWSVLSDIQHDPTMRHQHSQMAAIVERLGAPQTPQQMANRVSLRESISHVSITEPGNNPPGSDAELSQFKRSSDTELSHETGNEIQSSFSELILESVTYKDSTKPNCNVRNFTHSVNKKTYVPELPAELQRSMAEEDRRQITAQLCALPAEAARQVLDSLVQTMVRGNLNNPTAWLLTVIKRARNGELFTAGKSSHPAKPEAMRLASRSALMSTSTQPVRPQAASREHVSGVVAKLRQEMARAKIRK from the coding sequence ATGACTACAACTCGAATACCTGATGATAGCCTGATCTCCTTTACACTGGCGCAAATGAATGCCCGAATGGCGGAGCGAATAAGCGCGGAAAAACACACGGGTAGCGCCGATGTTACGAATCTGCGTAGTGGCCTGCTCTATATGGGCAATGTGCATGATTCCATACCCCGCCGATTATTGTTGGACACGCGTTTATCGCCACTGGATAAAACGGCGTGGATAATGATCCGTCTGTATGCGCAACAGAATCAGGGGGCCGTATTTCCGACTTATGATGAATTACAGTTGCAGCTTGCTTCTCCATTTAACGGCAAAGCATCCCGTGAGACCGTTAGCCGCGTTTTGTTGATGTTACGCCTTACCGGCTGGCTCAGCCTGTGTCGCCGTGTACGTGACGATAAAGGTCGTGTGCGGGGAAACATCTATGCGCAACACGATGAACCATTATCAGCCCGTGATGCCGAGACATTAGATCCGACCTGGCTTGATACGCTGGCTGCGGCCTGTGAGCATAAAAACCGTACAGTGAATCAAACGGCCTGGTCAGTGTTGTCCGACATCCAACATGACCCGACAATGCGTCATCAGCATTCGCAGATGGCAGCTATCGTTGAACGATTGGGAGCGCCACAAACGCCTCAGCAGATGGCGAACCGCGTGTCCCTCAGGGAGTCTATTTCCCATGTTTCTATAACCGAACCCGGTAATAATCCCCCCGGTTCGGATGCCGAACTCAGTCAATTTAAGCGCAGTTCGGATACCGAACTCAGTCATGAAACGGGTAATGAAATACAGAGTTCGTTTTCCGAACTCATTCTGGAATCAGTTACTTACAAGGATTCAACCAAACCGAACTGTAACGTACGTAATTTCACACACAGTGTGAATAAAAAAACGTACGTACCAGAACTACCAGCCGAACTGCAACGCAGCATGGCTGAGGAAGATCGCCGACAGATCACCGCTCAGCTTTGCGCATTGCCTGCTGAGGCTGCCCGGCAAGTGTTGGATAGCCTTGTTCAGACGATGGTCAGAGGAAACCTGAATAACCCGACAGCCTGGCTGCTGACGGTGATAAAGCGCGCCCGGAATGGCGAATTGTTCACAGCAGGAAAATCTTCCCACCCGGCCAAACCTGAAGCAATGCGTTTGGCATCACGCTCGGCGCTCATGTCAACATCAACGCAACCCGTTCGTCCTCAAGCAGCCTCACGTGAACATGTCAGTGGTGTTGTGGCCAAATTACGTCAGGAAATGGCACGAGCCAAAATTAGAAAATGA
- a CDS encoding ParB family protein has translation MARSKNKVLDLSSALLQQGKTALGTQPETTSVTPLPVSELPMVLTLDELAPNPDNPRTSRNPKYEEIKASIQARGLDTVPKVTRDPEAGSQVYIFSDGGNTRYQILCELWQETGEERFYRFPCLFKPWPGRLSCVIGHLAENDVRGDLSFIEKALGIRKARSIYEEQLGKCVTLRELSSLLAAEGYPVHFSGISRMEDTVKYLYPSMPVLLESGLGAPQIRQLLSLRSDAEKTWKLFANDVSTMRSFDEVFAAVCRHFDAPEMYSLDMFRDELIGALVEALPHPSLNYDRWLLELDPKEQNRRKHLGEPTSLSVQSLEIDGSLPSEGSPEEKNSQLSPGVEHLGDQNIAPTALASALFDSDGKQDNASEEPQEEKTAPSFNTTRVETQPDLYGAPAILSGETESASGSAPLPDNDEVLTRSPFQPPHLVMAPQQDNTEHSEVAFAEVGLEPVGTIWAIPTLQDDIEHLQVMTFRLAFELAEVAGCEAEIKADRSGLYAAGYELADRHLAAGRIEQPSPFTVFLLSLAGADNTDHDGCSLGDVLIGTERAADLPLLDDIHAVKLMRLIRVMRRLRELQRDVPATEENDR, from the coding sequence ATGGCGCGTTCAAAAAACAAGGTACTCGATCTTAGCAGCGCATTATTGCAACAGGGTAAAACCGCGTTGGGCACGCAGCCTGAAACAACCTCAGTCACTCCGCTTCCTGTTAGTGAACTGCCGATGGTGCTGACTTTGGATGAATTGGCACCTAACCCAGACAATCCCCGAACTTCCCGTAACCCTAAATATGAGGAAATCAAAGCTTCTATTCAGGCCAGAGGGTTGGACACTGTGCCAAAAGTTACCCGGGATCCGGAAGCCGGTTCGCAGGTTTATATCTTTAGTGATGGTGGCAACACTCGCTACCAAATCCTGTGCGAACTGTGGCAGGAAACCGGGGAAGAGCGTTTTTACCGTTTTCCTTGTTTGTTCAAACCGTGGCCGGGCCGTTTGTCCTGTGTCATTGGACATCTGGCCGAAAATGACGTGCGTGGCGACTTGAGTTTCATTGAAAAAGCGCTAGGTATCAGAAAGGCTCGCTCTATTTATGAAGAGCAATTGGGTAAATGCGTCACTCTCCGGGAGCTTTCTTCATTACTTGCTGCGGAAGGTTATCCAGTACATTTCTCGGGGATCAGCCGAATGGAAGATACGGTGAAGTATCTGTATCCATCCATGCCGGTACTACTTGAGTCAGGGCTGGGGGCGCCGCAAATCAGGCAGTTGCTTTCCCTGCGTAGTGACGCTGAAAAAACCTGGAAACTCTTTGCTAATGATGTTTCCACAATGCGCTCTTTTGATGAAGTATTTGCTGCCGTTTGCCGTCATTTCGACGCTCCTGAAATGTATTCACTGGATATGTTCCGTGACGAGCTGATTGGTGCTCTCGTAGAAGCACTGCCACATCCCTCACTTAACTATGACCGTTGGTTACTGGAGCTCGATCCAAAGGAACAAAATCGGCGTAAGCATTTGGGGGAACCAACATCATTATCGGTACAATCTTTAGAAATTGATGGTTCCTTGCCGTCAGAGGGATCTCCTGAGGAGAAAAACAGTCAATTATCGCCGGGCGTAGAACATCTGGGCGATCAGAATATTGCGCCGACAGCCCTGGCCAGCGCTTTGTTTGATTCAGATGGTAAGCAGGACAACGCTTCGGAGGAACCGCAGGAAGAGAAAACGGCTCCTTCTTTCAATACGACGCGTGTAGAGACCCAGCCTGATTTATACGGTGCGCCAGCGATACTCTCTGGTGAAACCGAAAGTGCCTCTGGGAGTGCCCCTTTACCGGACAACGATGAGGTATTAACGCGTTCTCCATTCCAGCCCCCGCATTTGGTCATGGCGCCACAACAAGATAATACCGAACATTCTGAGGTTGCTTTTGCTGAAGTGGGTCTGGAGCCTGTCGGCACTATCTGGGCTATTCCAACACTGCAGGATGATATTGAACATCTGCAGGTAATGACGTTCCGTCTGGCTTTCGAACTGGCCGAAGTCGCGGGGTGCGAAGCTGAAATCAAAGCTGACAGATCCGGATTGTACGCGGCCGGCTATGAGCTGGCCGATCGGCATCTGGCGGCAGGGCGTATTGAACAACCTTCCCCTTTTACTGTTTTTCTGCTCTCTCTTGCCGGCGCCGACAACACCGACCATGACGGTTGTTCACTGGGCGATGTGTTAATCGGAACGGAGAGGGCTGCTGACTTACCGCTGCTTGACGACATTCACGCCGTCAAGCTGATGCGCCTTATCCGGGTTATGCGTCGTCTGCGCGAGCTGCAGCGTGACGTACCTGCAACAGAGGAGAATGACCGATGA
- the xreR2 gene encoding cell morphology transcriptional regulator XreR2 yields the protein MNQQDWHPADIIAALKKRGTSLAAVSRNAGLASSTLANALTKHWPKGERLIAEALGVAPAEIWPSRYRNPEER from the coding sequence ATGAATCAACAGGATTGGCATCCCGCCGATATTATTGCGGCGCTGAAAAAGCGGGGAACGTCGCTGGCGGCGGTTTCGCGTAACGCGGGGCTAGCCTCTTCCACGCTGGCGAATGCGTTGACAAAACACTGGCCCAAGGGTGAACGGCTGATTGCGGAAGCATTGGGTGTTGCGCCTGCGGAAATCTGGCCTTCCCGTTACCGCAATCCAGAAGAACGCTAA
- a CDS encoding DUF2786 domain-containing protein, which yields MSSSQRQERLVKLVRKLLELARSNSNAHEAGLALARAQKLMEKYGISELDASLSSIQQAPSQGAPSEAKSKLPEWMSSLAWAVCHAFGCRLYFSWRETPSGYRRNVTFYGFSGRPAVAAYAFDVLSRQLKDATSAYLKTQNKHLKLTTRRARAEQFRAGWVLGVRQVITTFRVSEQEHQLMVSWMENQRMGELQTRALKTCRGDDIARRQGYEAGQNARLHHGVQGTGPAALGHRREVQ from the coding sequence ATGAGTTCTTCACAACGACAAGAACGCTTGGTGAAACTGGTTCGTAAACTTCTTGAACTGGCTCGTAGCAACAGCAATGCCCATGAGGCTGGTCTGGCGTTGGCCCGGGCGCAAAAACTGATGGAAAAATACGGTATCAGCGAGCTGGATGCGAGTCTTTCATCAATACAGCAGGCCCCAAGTCAGGGCGCGCCGTCAGAGGCTAAGAGCAAACTCCCCGAGTGGATGTCCAGTCTGGCATGGGCCGTTTGCCATGCCTTTGGGTGCCGCCTGTATTTCTCCTGGCGAGAAACCCCGTCCGGGTATCGCCGTAATGTGACGTTCTATGGCTTTAGCGGACGCCCGGCTGTTGCCGCTTATGCGTTTGATGTGCTTAGCCGTCAGTTGAAAGATGCCACTTCAGCCTATTTGAAAACCCAGAACAAGCATTTGAAACTGACTACGCGCCGTGCGAGAGCGGAGCAGTTTCGGGCCGGATGGGTTCTGGGCGTTCGGCAGGTCATTACAACGTTTCGGGTTTCTGAACAGGAGCACCAGTTGATGGTGTCATGGATGGAGAATCAGAGAATGGGCGAGTTACAAACACGCGCACTCAAGACATGTCGCGGTGACGATATTGCCCGACGGCAGGGGTATGAGGCCGGACAGAACGCCCGGTTGCATCACGGTGTACAGGGAACCGGGCCTGCCGCGCTTGGTCATCGCCGGGAGGTTCAGTGA
- a CDS encoding DUF2857 domain-containing protein, which translates to MSNSLSQATNSLLTQLVMELKSGYIRRCESLGLTTEEMQLLHGLTVEDLHYLLNSPVSVLTFQIHHENFSLMLQHARREQQRMQRIDRALALGGSIEMMQHYFGLTTVEVAARRRMTGISIRQGRCAALSDEENATLWRQWQKAGIDDPSSADGLDVMMLAAEQMDVSLTAVWHAVRGFDVPHTNTAKKAIQAVRNHAERGTVRRPA; encoded by the coding sequence ATGAGTAACAGCTTATCTCAGGCGACCAACAGCTTGTTAACGCAGTTGGTTATGGAGTTGAAGTCCGGCTATATACGCCGTTGTGAGTCTCTGGGACTGACAACAGAGGAAATGCAACTGCTGCATGGTTTGACTGTTGAAGATCTGCATTATCTGCTGAACAGCCCGGTATCGGTACTGACATTTCAAATCCACCATGAAAACTTCTCATTGATGCTGCAGCATGCGCGTCGCGAGCAACAACGCATGCAACGTATTGACCGTGCCCTGGCGCTGGGGGGTTCTATTGAGATGATGCAGCACTATTTTGGGTTGACGACGGTTGAAGTCGCCGCGCGTCGGCGTATGACCGGTATCAGTATCCGCCAGGGGCGTTGCGCCGCACTCAGTGATGAAGAAAATGCGACGCTGTGGCGCCAGTGGCAAAAGGCAGGCATTGACGATCCCTCAAGCGCGGATGGTCTGGATGTCATGATGCTGGCCGCCGAGCAAATGGATGTGTCACTTACGGCTGTGTGGCACGCGGTACGCGGCTTCGATGTACCTCATACCAACACGGCCAAAAAAGCCATTCAGGCGGTCCGTAATCATGCCGAGAGAGGAACGGTGAGGAGGCCGGCATGA
- a CDS encoding tyrosine-type recombinase/integrase, translating to MPLTDTAIRNAKPLDKPYKLSDAQGLYLLIKPNGSKLWHLKYRFGGKEKKLAFGAYPTVTLANARKLREEARAVLSAGDDPGVKKQQDKQARKNGNTFEEIARKWVAGNIRWTEAHAAKALRSLELHVFPLIGKFPVTGLKTADLLIPLRVAERKGNLETAARIQQRTTAIMRYAVQEGLIASNPANDLAGAIAPPPKNHYPALPLEKLPEMVERIEGYSGRLLTRLAVQLNLLIFIRSSELRFARWTEIDLDGAMWTIPAQREPIPGVRYSERGAKMKTPHLVPLSTQTVTVLKQLKLLSGSSELLFPGDHDPRKPMSENTINKALRTMGYDTQVDVCGHGFRTMACSALIESGRWSKDAVERQMSHQERNHVRAAYIHKAEHLDERTQMMQWWSDYLDACRQKFIPAYRFERHIQVA from the coding sequence ATGCCTCTGACTGATACCGCCATCCGCAACGCCAAGCCGCTCGATAAACCTTACAAACTCAGCGACGCGCAGGGCTTATACCTGCTGATCAAACCCAACGGTTCCAAGCTCTGGCATCTTAAGTACCGCTTCGGCGGCAAGGAGAAAAAGCTGGCGTTTGGCGCTTACCCCACTGTCACGCTGGCAAATGCCCGTAAGCTACGCGAGGAAGCCCGTGCGGTACTCAGTGCAGGCGACGATCCCGGCGTAAAAAAACAGCAGGACAAGCAGGCGAGAAAAAACGGCAATACCTTTGAAGAGATCGCCCGCAAGTGGGTGGCGGGTAATATCCGTTGGACTGAAGCCCATGCCGCCAAAGCCCTGCGCTCGCTGGAACTGCACGTCTTTCCGCTGATCGGTAAATTCCCCGTTACCGGCCTGAAAACGGCCGATCTGCTAATCCCGCTGCGGGTGGCGGAGAGAAAAGGCAATCTGGAAACCGCCGCGCGGATACAGCAGCGCACCACGGCGATCATGCGCTATGCGGTACAGGAAGGACTCATCGCCAGCAACCCCGCCAACGATCTGGCCGGAGCCATTGCGCCGCCGCCAAAAAACCACTACCCCGCCCTACCGCTGGAGAAGCTGCCGGAGATGGTGGAACGGATCGAAGGCTATTCCGGCAGATTACTAACCCGGCTGGCAGTGCAGCTTAACCTGCTGATCTTTATTCGCTCCAGCGAGCTACGCTTTGCCCGCTGGACGGAGATCGATCTGGATGGCGCAATGTGGACCATCCCCGCGCAACGTGAACCCATTCCGGGCGTGCGTTATTCAGAGCGCGGCGCGAAGATGAAAACACCGCATCTGGTGCCGCTGTCAACACAGACGGTAACTGTACTGAAGCAGCTAAAACTGCTGTCCGGTAGCAGTGAGTTGCTGTTTCCCGGCGACCACGATCCGCGTAAACCGATGAGCGAAAACACCATCAACAAGGCGCTGCGCACGATGGGCTATGACACGCAGGTGGACGTTTGCGGTCATGGTTTCCGCACGATGGCCTGTAGCGCGCTGATTGAGTCCGGTCGCTGGTCAAAAGACGCCGTGGAGCGGCAGATGAGCCATCAGGAGCGCAACCACGTCCGCGCCGCCTATATCCACAAAGCGGAGCACCTCGACGAACGCACGCAGATGATGCAATGGTGGTCAGACTATCTCGACGCCTGCCGGCAGAAATTCATCCCGGCTTACCGTTTTGAGAGGCATATTCAGGTTGCCTGA
- a CDS encoding integrase domain-containing protein → MGILEQKMKTLARQAGGSHKTVHDRIRLAQRFCGRLVVAQNVQIRRVGQLKARHIESYVRERLEQGITKRSLQNEMAALRCLLKQSGRDRLAASERLSNKSLGLSGASRNGTRQAITAEHYQQVLETARAKDAGMAAALELSRLMGLRSQEAVQCAQSLRTWKQALERGESRLTIVFGTKGGRPRETIILDAGAVRKALENALAVAESRNGRLIDKPDLKSAMKYWHGQASRIGLTGAYSPHSLRYAWAQDAIRYYLAQGFSEKEALALTAMDLGHGDGRGRYVAQVYGR, encoded by the coding sequence ATGGGCATTCTGGAGCAGAAAATGAAAACGCTGGCGCGGCAGGCGGGCGGCAGTCATAAAACCGTTCATGACCGTATTAGGCTGGCGCAGCGCTTTTGTGGCCGTCTGGTGGTGGCGCAAAATGTGCAGATCCGACGGGTGGGGCAACTGAAAGCGCGGCATATTGAGAGTTACGTTCGTGAACGGTTGGAACAAGGCATAACGAAACGCAGCCTGCAAAACGAAATGGCGGCGCTCCGCTGTCTGCTGAAGCAGTCCGGGCGTGATCGGTTAGCAGCCAGTGAACGGCTGTCCAATAAATCGCTCGGCTTATCCGGCGCATCCCGTAATGGTACTCGGCAGGCTATAACGGCGGAGCATTATCAGCAGGTGCTGGAAACCGCTCGCGCAAAAGACGCGGGAATGGCGGCGGCGTTGGAATTATCAAGGTTGATGGGACTGCGTTCACAGGAAGCGGTGCAGTGTGCGCAGTCGCTCAGAACGTGGAAACAGGCGCTGGAGCGTGGTGAGTCCCGGCTGACCATCGTTTTTGGAACCAAAGGCGGACGGCCTCGCGAGACAATAATTCTGGATGCTGGCGCAGTCAGAAAAGCGCTGGAAAATGCGCTGGCTGTGGCAGAGAGCCGCAACGGCAGGCTGATTGATAAGCCCGACCTGAAAAGCGCGATGAAATATTGGCACGGTCAGGCTTCGCGTATCGGCTTGACCGGCGCATATTCTCCGCATTCATTGCGTTACGCCTGGGCGCAGGATGCTATTCGCTATTATTTGGCGCAGGGATTCAGTGAAAAAGAGGCGCTGGCGCTGACGGCGATGGATCTGGGCCACGGCGACGGGCGCGGGCGCTATGTGGCGCAGGTCTATGGGCGTTGA
- the dnaB-PI gene encoding SPI-7-type island replicative DNA helicase — protein MTKGRAVSEQTVNVPYSADAEQAVIGGLMLDNDRWDDVLPLIRDTDFYLPAHRRIFQAMGQLMASQQPIDLITLSDSLEQNTALESVGGFAYLAEMAKNTPSAANIVAYANIVAERSRLRGLLQLGRELSVEAVVPRADAAVLTERAEQQLFQLSEQTQTQQNVSLIAGLESLASHLEMVNGGNGITGTPTGFARLDAITCGLQGGDLILLAARPSMGKTSLGLSFCVGALRDASKPAFCFSLEMPRAQLLQRLVSMLGRVALARLRNGQLDDEDWARISQAVAEMTPWEDRLIIDDESYQTPALLRSRARRYTRLYGRPGLIMVDYLQLMRCPGQENRTQEISEISRSLKALAKELDCPVVALSQLNRQLESRADKRPFNGDLRDSGALEQDADVIAFVYRDEVYNADTQDMGIAEIIIGKQRQGATGTIRVKFEGQYTAFSDLPDGQYVGAGRA, from the coding sequence ATGACTAAGGGGCGAGCCGTGTCAGAACAAACCGTAAACGTACCTTATTCCGCTGATGCCGAGCAAGCTGTGATCGGCGGGTTAATGCTGGATAATGATCGCTGGGATGATGTGCTGCCGCTGATCCGGGATACCGATTTTTATCTGCCGGCACACCGCCGGATTTTTCAGGCGATGGGGCAACTTATGGCCAGCCAGCAGCCAATCGATCTGATTACTTTATCCGATTCGTTGGAGCAAAACACAGCTCTTGAATCGGTTGGTGGATTTGCCTATCTGGCTGAAATGGCGAAAAACACGCCGAGTGCGGCCAACATTGTTGCCTATGCCAATATTGTTGCTGAGCGCAGCAGGCTGCGTGGACTTCTCCAGTTAGGGCGTGAATTAAGCGTCGAAGCAGTAGTTCCCCGTGCCGATGCGGCCGTACTGACCGAACGGGCGGAACAGCAATTGTTCCAACTGTCAGAACAGACACAAACGCAGCAAAATGTGAGTCTGATTGCCGGTCTTGAATCGCTGGCCAGTCATCTGGAAATGGTTAACGGGGGGAATGGCATTACCGGAACGCCGACCGGTTTCGCCAGACTGGATGCGATTACCTGTGGCTTGCAGGGCGGCGATCTCATTTTACTCGCTGCACGTCCTTCCATGGGGAAAACCTCTCTGGGGCTCTCATTCTGCGTCGGCGCCCTTCGGGACGCCAGTAAGCCGGCATTCTGTTTTAGCCTTGAGATGCCGCGAGCGCAGTTGCTGCAACGGCTTGTTTCGATGCTGGGACGGGTAGCGTTAGCGCGGCTGCGCAATGGTCAACTGGATGATGAAGACTGGGCGCGGATCAGCCAGGCTGTCGCGGAAATGACGCCCTGGGAAGATCGCTTAATCATTGATGATGAAAGCTACCAGACGCCGGCCTTGCTGCGTTCACGCGCACGACGCTATACCCGCCTTTATGGCCGGCCGGGCCTCATCATGGTGGACTATCTGCAACTGATGCGTTGCCCAGGTCAGGAAAACCGTACACAGGAAATCTCTGAGATCTCACGGAGTCTTAAAGCGTTGGCCAAAGAGCTTGACTGCCCGGTGGTAGCGTTGTCTCAACTGAACCGTCAATTGGAGAGCCGGGCGGATAAACGCCCGTTTAACGGCGACCTTCGTGATTCTGGCGCGCTGGAGCAGGATGCTGACGTCATTGCTTTTGTTTACCGCGACGAGGTGTATAACGCCGATACGCAGGATATGGGTATTGCCGAAATCATCATTGGCAAACAGCGCCAGGGAGCTACAGGCACCATCCGCGTTAAGTTTGAAGGGCAATATACCGCTTTCAGCGATCTTCCTGACGGGCAATATGTTGGCGCAGGGAGGGCATGA
- a CDS encoding Abi family protein, which translates to MQLEDYISAERLKIYADVLKLKPGEELGGYNWNKAIASAMQPLMQCLEVTLRNAIDYSIRHHPMPGAVGHWRTDANWIFDLPRYIGDRVWIRQGKRFKKNARGQTMHRDGKPVYDRTAWEEDCIRKVSKRIRDAGKQPTAERVISGLDFGFWTNFLTNNYNEPRNRSLLWPQLLPEVFPGAPARTGRHILEKKFTRIRDLRNRLAHHEAIWKFQEENPLTGAPDYNRPVYGLNASLQLLRRAWNDMLEALYWLSPARHSAFLAEGHHIRFETLATQEGLLSFISRKQLANGLNIRRSKEVRRLLRGLNQQKIVRLTNRTRIIAIIGPDFIRM; encoded by the coding sequence ATGCAGTTGGAAGATTATATCTCGGCTGAACGGCTAAAAATTTACGCCGATGTGCTGAAGCTTAAGCCAGGTGAAGAACTGGGTGGATATAACTGGAACAAGGCGATTGCCAGTGCAATGCAGCCACTTATGCAGTGTCTTGAAGTGACGCTGCGCAATGCCATCGATTACAGCATTCGCCATCATCCTATGCCCGGGGCTGTGGGACATTGGCGCACGGATGCCAACTGGATCTTTGATTTGCCCCGTTATATTGGTGATAGGGTCTGGATCCGTCAGGGAAAACGATTTAAGAAAAATGCCCGTGGTCAGACTATGCATCGTGACGGAAAGCCTGTTTATGACAGAACAGCCTGGGAAGAAGATTGCATTCGCAAGGTATCAAAGCGGATCAGAGATGCAGGTAAACAACCCACTGCGGAACGGGTGATTTCTGGACTGGATTTTGGTTTCTGGACCAATTTCCTGACGAATAATTATAATGAGCCCCGAAACCGTTCGCTGCTGTGGCCTCAGTTGCTACCGGAGGTCTTCCCTGGTGCACCAGCCAGAACGGGACGTCATATTCTGGAAAAAAAATTTACTCGTATACGTGATCTGCGTAATCGTCTTGCTCACCATGAAGCCATCTGGAAATTTCAGGAAGAAAATCCACTTACCGGCGCGCCAGATTATAACCGACCGGTGTACGGACTGAATGCTTCACTACAACTGCTGCGCAGAGCCTGGAATGATATGCTGGAGGCATTGTACTGGCTCAGCCCGGCACGCCATTCCGCATTCCTGGCAGAAGGCCACCATATTCGTTTTGAAACGCTGGCTACTCAGGAGGGGCTGCTTAGTTTCATTAGTCGCAAACAACTGGCGAACGGCCTGAATATCAGACGGAGTAAAGAAGTCAGAAGATTGTTACGGGGACTCAACCAGCAAAAGATCGTAAGACTGACAAATCGTACACGTATCATTGCCATTATTGGCCCTGATTTTATCCGTATGTGA
- a CDS encoding ParA family protein: MENIVTKATEASVSTRPQIVPMVSTKGGEGKSTQSANLAGFLADAGKKTLLIDGDHSQPTASSIFALEYEAPSGLYELLMKSVDLNQPENIVSRSVIPNLDIIVSNDPHDRLSSSMLHAPDGRMRLRNVLQHPLFQRYDVIIIDSKGAASVMLELILLASTEFAVGVIKPILPDTREFLRGTLGLMEGLLPLTCYGISLPHIRILTNCMEFTNLDQQTLESLNNIIANGLYTRADQFNVSLLNTLIPKLEIYKMGHACGQPVHRLERTTTRTSTQAAAVTMHNLACELFPYWKPDFDALLMGNKEVQA, from the coding sequence ATGGAAAATATCGTTACTAAAGCCACTGAAGCTTCCGTCAGTACCCGGCCGCAAATCGTCCCTATGGTCTCAACCAAAGGCGGCGAAGGAAAATCGACACAAAGTGCCAACCTCGCCGGTTTTCTGGCGGATGCGGGCAAAAAGACTCTCCTCATTGATGGTGATCACTCTCAACCTACAGCAAGTAGTATATTCGCCCTGGAATACGAGGCACCCAGCGGCCTGTACGAATTGTTGATGAAGTCAGTCGATCTCAATCAGCCTGAGAATATCGTTTCACGGTCAGTCATCCCAAATCTGGACATTATTGTTTCTAACGATCCGCATGACCGCCTGTCTTCTTCCATGCTTCACGCGCCTGATGGTCGTATGCGTCTGCGCAATGTGCTGCAGCATCCTCTGTTTCAGCGCTATGACGTCATTATCATCGATTCTAAAGGTGCGGCTTCAGTGATGTTAGAACTCATATTGCTGGCCAGCACCGAATTTGCCGTCGGTGTGATTAAACCTATACTGCCGGACACTCGTGAGTTCTTGCGTGGTACGTTGGGATTGATGGAAGGGCTATTACCGTTGACTTGCTACGGTATTTCGTTGCCACACATTCGTATTCTGACAAACTGCATGGAGTTCACGAACCTTGACCAGCAAACGCTGGAAAGCCTGAACAACATTATCGCCAACGGCCTATACACTCGTGCAGATCAATTCAACGTATCTCTCCTCAATACCCTGATCCCAAAATTAGAAATCTACAAGATGGGGCACGCCTGCGGCCAGCCGGTTCACCGTCTTGAAAGAACGACGACACGCACATCCACTCAGGCCGCTGCTGTTACTATGCATAATCTGGCCTGCGAGTTATTTCCGTATTGGAAGCCTGACTTTGACGCACTTCTGATGGGAAACAAGGAGGTGCAGGCATGA
- a CDS encoding HTH-like domain-containing protein, giving the protein MNEQDIYHRIKQALDKAPRNQYIAELHLQMIKYADELEHITAKEFCEGAGLRQSLGTEFSKMRNLTRRLKAAGLDTELL; this is encoded by the coding sequence ATGAATGAACAAGACATCTACCACCGTATTAAGCAGGCACTGGACAAAGCCCCGCGTAACCAGTACATAGCCGAATTGCATCTGCAAATGATCAAATATGCCGATGAACTGGAACATATTACGGCGAAAGAATTTTGCGAAGGGGCCGGTCTGCGCCAAAGTCTGGGTACTGAATTCAGCAAAATGCGTAACTTAACCCGTCGGTTAAAAGCTGCGGGTCTGGACACCGAACTGTTGTAA